A stretch of Caenorhabditis elegans chromosome IV DNA encodes these proteins:
- the srz-20 gene encoding Serpentine Receptor, class Z (Confirmed by transcript evidence) — translation MSTLNLSTPLDDYFDLKDISAYKHLKAVTFLVLLLLNFFMFPFYVYVFKANRVLDKEIPIFPFVNHFYSVIRMVQIIFLCMCTVIIFIILAYTLRSTSLVILTLAVMIFVVLSGIFVLIGTSETFNMLLFLLAITRAVIYFWPSNEKKIKTILIHIHKRVHYLYFAFITKTVIFFFVAMYMEWTDTNIWYILPAFVSIQVLLHVLIFVSAILHIPIMISIRKLSYLASAQQNNPQRYILWQIISVLMFKLIALPYIIFGIFDIDYVLEIIPFDCFLLPIIVQISYLGCNRRNVETLLTSFHLKKFIQVLFDRQTAVNPLSTTDQSTRF, via the exons ATGTCTACTTTAAACTTGTCGACTCCACTGGACGATTATTTTGACCTTAAAGACATATCGGCCTATAAACATTTAAAAGCTGTGACATTTCTGGTTTTGCTtctattaaacttttttatgtttCCTTTTTATGTATATGTTTTCAAAGCGAATCGCGTATTGGACAAAGAG ATTCCCATCTTCCCGTTTGTGAATCATTTTTACAGTGTGATAAGAAtggttcaaattatttttctttgtatgtgtactgtaataatttttatcattcTTGCTTATACATTACG GTCAACAAGTCTAGTCATCTTGACTTTGGCTGTAATGATATTTGTGGTTCTTAGTGGCATCTTTGTTCTTATCGGAACGTCAGAAACATTCAACATGTTGCTTTTTTTGCTAGCTATTACTAGAGcggtaatttatttttggccgtccaatgagaaaaaaataaagaccATCCTCATCCATATTCATAAAAGAGTTCACTACTTATACTTCGCATTTATCACAAAAACGGTGATATTCTTTTTTGTAGCTATGTATATGGAATGGACAGATACGAATATATGGTATATTCTTCCCGCTTTCGTG tcgATTCAAGTTTTGTTACACGTATTGATATTTGTGTCTGCCATTCTTCACATTCCAATAATGATCAGTATTCGAAAGTTGTCTTATTTGGCGTCAGCTCAGCAAAATAATCCACAAAGATACATTCTATGGCAAATAATTAGTGTTCTGATGTTCAAATTG ATAGCTTTACCGTACATCATATTTGGGATTTTCGACATTGATTATGTTCTTGAAATTATCCCATTCGACTGTTTTTTGTTACCTATAATAGTTCAAATATCGTACTTGGGATGTAACAGGCGAAATGTGGAAACTTTGCTCACTTCATTCCATTTGAAGAAGTTTATTCAAGTTTTGTTTGACCGTCAGACTGCAGTAAATCCACTGTCAACAACAGATCAAAg taCTCGTTTCTAG
- the F56D6.19 gene encoding COX2_TM domain-containing protein (Confirmed by transcript evidence), producing the protein MGSMSVSAGGDSSKGTVSINHGWFDLWYVWLIGVVLFAIVLAIVIGVVVYMVRRQK; encoded by the coding sequence ATGGGTTCAATGTCAGTAAGTGCCGGCGGCGATAGCAGCAAAGGTACGGTATCAATCAACCATGGTTGGTTTGATCTTTGGTACGTTTGGTTGATTGGAGTCGTTTTGTTCGCCATTGTGCTTGCAATCGTCATCGGAGTCGTCGTTTACATGGTGCGTCGACAGAAGTAg
- the srz-20 gene encoding Serpentine Receptor, class Z (Confirmed by transcript evidence), which produces MIFVVLSGIFVLIGTSETFNMLLFLLAITRAVIYFWPSNEKKIKTILIHIHKRVHYLYFAFITKTVIFFFVAMYMEWTDTNIWYILPAFVSIQVLLHVLIFVSAILHIPIMISIRKLSYLASAQQNNPQRYILWQIISVLMFKLIALPYIIFGIFDIDYVLEIIPFDCFLLPIIVQISYLGCNRRNVETLLTSFHLKKFIQVLFDRQTAVNPLSTTDQSTRF; this is translated from the exons ATGATATTTGTGGTTCTTAGTGGCATCTTTGTTCTTATCGGAACGTCAGAAACATTCAACATGTTGCTTTTTTTGCTAGCTATTACTAGAGcggtaatttatttttggccgtccaatgagaaaaaaataaagaccATCCTCATCCATATTCATAAAAGAGTTCACTACTTATACTTCGCATTTATCACAAAAACGGTGATATTCTTTTTTGTAGCTATGTATATGGAATGGACAGATACGAATATATGGTATATTCTTCCCGCTTTCGTG tcgATTCAAGTTTTGTTACACGTATTGATATTTGTGTCTGCCATTCTTCACATTCCAATAATGATCAGTATTCGAAAGTTGTCTTATTTGGCGTCAGCTCAGCAAAATAATCCACAAAGATACATTCTATGGCAAATAATTAGTGTTCTGATGTTCAAATTG ATAGCTTTACCGTACATCATATTTGGGATTTTCGACATTGATTATGTTCTTGAAATTATCCCATTCGACTGTTTTTTGTTACCTATAATAGTTCAAATATCGTACTTGGGATGTAACAGGCGAAATGTGGAAACTTTGCTCACTTCATTCCATTTGAAGAAGTTTATTCAAGTTTTGTTTGACCGTCAGACTGCAGTAAATCCACTGTCAACAACAGATCAAAg taCTCGTTTCTAG